One window of the Nocardia huaxiensis genome contains the following:
- a CDS encoding NAD(P)/FAD-dependent oxidoreductase gives MNADAQVDQRHRVVVIGSGFGGLFACKHLRKADVDITLISKTSTHLFQPLLYQVATGILSVGEIAPATRIVLRKQKNVGVIMGDVHDVDLVNNTVTSRLLNQDTVTAFDSLIVATGAQQSYFGNDHFATYAPGMKTIDDALELRARILGSFEEAELATDQETRDRFMTFVVVGAGPTGVELAGQIAELADRTLEGSFRNIDPRDTRVILVEGADAVLKPMGPKLGMKAHKRLEKMGVEIQLNALVTDVDARGVTIKDGDGVRRIESACKVWSAGVQASELGKLLAEKSDGTEVDRAGRVIVEPDLTIKGHPNVFVVGDLMSVPGVPGQAQGAIQGGTYAAKAIKAELKGEKPAERKPFKYFDKGSMATVSRFNAVCQVGKLEFSGFIAWLAWLGLHLWYLIGFRSRFVTVLEWAVSFLGRHRGQMAATEQWVFARLALEALDSPEDARELAKQLGTENSSGNGKSVANTKAGPAA, from the coding sequence ATGAACGCCGACGCACAGGTTGACCAGCGCCATCGGGTGGTGGTTATCGGATCCGGGTTCGGTGGGCTCTTCGCTTGCAAGCACCTGCGGAAGGCCGACGTCGACATCACGCTGATCTCCAAGACCTCCACGCACCTGTTCCAGCCGCTGCTGTACCAGGTCGCGACCGGCATTCTGTCCGTCGGCGAGATCGCGCCCGCCACCCGCATCGTGCTGCGCAAGCAGAAGAACGTCGGCGTCATCATGGGCGACGTGCACGATGTGGACCTGGTGAACAACACCGTGACCTCGCGGCTGCTGAACCAGGACACCGTCACCGCGTTCGACAGCCTCATCGTGGCGACCGGCGCGCAGCAGTCCTACTTCGGCAACGATCACTTCGCCACCTACGCGCCCGGCATGAAGACCATCGACGACGCGCTCGAACTGCGCGCACGCATCCTCGGGTCGTTCGAGGAGGCCGAACTGGCCACCGATCAGGAGACGCGCGACCGGTTCATGACCTTCGTCGTGGTCGGCGCGGGCCCGACCGGCGTCGAATTGGCCGGGCAGATCGCCGAACTCGCCGATCGCACCCTGGAAGGATCCTTCCGCAACATCGATCCGCGCGACACCCGCGTCATCCTGGTCGAGGGCGCGGACGCCGTGCTCAAGCCCATGGGCCCCAAGCTCGGCATGAAGGCGCACAAGCGGCTCGAGAAGATGGGCGTCGAGATCCAGCTCAACGCGCTGGTCACCGATGTGGACGCGCGCGGGGTCACCATCAAGGACGGCGACGGCGTGCGGCGCATCGAGTCGGCGTGCAAGGTGTGGTCGGCCGGTGTGCAGGCCAGCGAGCTGGGCAAGCTGCTCGCCGAAAAGTCCGACGGCACCGAGGTCGATCGCGCGGGCCGCGTGATCGTCGAACCGGACCTCACCATCAAGGGCCACCCGAACGTGTTCGTGGTCGGCGACCTCATGTCCGTGCCGGGCGTGCCGGGACAGGCGCAGGGCGCGATTCAGGGCGGCACCTACGCGGCCAAGGCCATCAAGGCCGAGCTCAAGGGCGAAAAGCCCGCGGAGCGTAAGCCTTTCAAGTACTTCGACAAGGGCTCCATGGCCACCGTGTCGCGCTTCAACGCGGTGTGCCAGGTCGGCAAGCTGGAGTTCAGCGGCTTCATCGCCTGGCTGGCGTGGCTGGGACTGCACCTGTGGTATCTGATCGGATTCCGCAGCCGGTTCGTCACCGTGCTCGAATGGGCGGTCTCCTTCCTGGGCCGCCACCGCGGGCAGATGGCCGCCACCGAGCAGTGGGTGTTCGCGCGGCTCGCGCTGGAAGCCCTGGATTCGCCGGAGGACGCCCGCGAGCTCGCCAAACAGCTCGGAACCGAAAACTCTTCGGGGAACGGCAAATCCGTGGCGAACACGAAAGCCGGTCCCGCGGCCTGA
- a CDS encoding SDR family NAD(P)-dependent oxidoreductase: MGENSAPDHEQSTENNGRPFAERVATKFFYPTSRPSEKALRSAVSDQVVLITGASHGIGKAASKKLAAAGATVLLVARSQDDLDKVAAEIREAGGTAHVYPADLTDMDAVAKLGEALLAEHGHVDVVVNNAGKSIRRPLSQSYDRFHDFTRTMDVNYLGPVRLLLVLIPPMRERRHGHIINISTWGLRMPPAPRWAAYGASKGAFDIWLRTVATEIIHDNVTTTSIYMPLVHTRMSAPTDFSGVPGLTAAEAADLICHAVVSKPVDITPWWTGPVQALSDMRRAAAQRFMQRNYRR; the protein is encoded by the coding sequence GTGGGTGAGAATTCGGCACCGGACCATGAGCAGTCGACCGAAAACAACGGCCGCCCCTTCGCCGAGCGCGTAGCGACCAAGTTCTTCTATCCGACCTCCCGGCCCAGTGAGAAAGCCCTGCGCAGCGCGGTTTCCGATCAGGTCGTGCTGATCACCGGCGCGTCGCACGGCATCGGCAAGGCGGCGTCGAAGAAGCTGGCGGCGGCCGGCGCGACCGTGCTGCTGGTGGCGCGCAGCCAGGATGACCTGGACAAGGTGGCCGCCGAAATCCGTGAGGCAGGGGGCACCGCGCACGTCTACCCCGCCGACCTGACCGATATGGACGCCGTCGCGAAACTGGGCGAGGCCCTGCTCGCCGAGCACGGCCACGTCGACGTGGTCGTCAACAACGCGGGCAAATCCATCCGCCGCCCGCTCTCCCAGTCCTACGACCGTTTCCACGATTTCACCCGCACCATGGACGTGAACTATCTCGGTCCGGTCCGACTCCTGCTGGTCCTCATCCCACCCATGCGCGAACGCCGCCACGGCCACATCATCAACATCTCCACCTGGGGCCTGCGCATGCCCCCCGCGCCGCGCTGGGCCGCCTACGGCGCCTCGAAGGGTGCCTTCGACATCTGGTTACGCACTGTCGCAACGGAAATCATCCACGACAACGTCACCACCACATCGATCTACATGCCCCTCGTCCACACCCGCATGAGTGCCCCCACCGACTTCTCCGGCGTCCCCGGCCTCACCGCCGCCGAGGCCGCCGACCTCATCTGCCACGCCGTGGTCTCGAAACCGGTCGATATCACCCCGTGGTGGACCGGTCCCGTCCAAGCCCTCTCCGATATGCGCCGAGCCGCCGCCCAACGCTTCATGCAACGCAACTACCGCCGCTGA
- a CDS encoding urease accessory protein UreD, whose protein sequence is MRTELRIVATAGARPHVHAVGGLAARHTAADTVHLIGTAATPLGGDELDISIIVGAGARLLVRSVAATIALPGRETRKSVAHWHFEVGAGGELDFDPEPTVVAGGAEHETLTTVLLADEARLRLRERVQIGRTGEDFGHWSGELHADVGDLPLLRHRLELGGDAVTDDALSGPRALESVLTYPDDRPADTAGLDAALLPLAAGGTLFTRTADLLRV, encoded by the coding sequence GTGCGCACTGAGCTGCGGATCGTCGCGACCGCTGGCGCCCGGCCGCATGTGCATGCGGTCGGGGGTCTGGCGGCGCGGCACACCGCCGCCGACACGGTGCACCTGATCGGCACCGCCGCAACACCATTGGGCGGTGACGAGCTGGACATCTCGATCATTGTCGGCGCGGGTGCCCGTCTGCTGGTGCGGTCGGTGGCGGCGACCATCGCCCTGCCCGGTCGCGAAACCCGGAAGTCCGTGGCGCACTGGCATTTCGAGGTCGGCGCGGGTGGTGAACTCGACTTCGACCCGGAGCCGACCGTCGTCGCGGGCGGTGCCGAGCACGAGACGCTGACCACCGTCCTGCTGGCGGACGAGGCCCGCCTGCGCCTGCGCGAACGCGTCCAGATCGGCCGCACCGGTGAGGATTTCGGCCATTGGAGTGGCGAACTGCACGCCGACGTCGGCGATCTGCCGCTGCTGCGGCACCGGCTGGAGCTCGGCGGCGACGCCGTCACCGACGATGCGCTGTCCGGCCCGCGCGCCCTGGAGAGCGTGCTCACCTATCCGGACGACCGCCCGGCCGACACCGCGGGCCTGGACGCCGCGCTGCTACCGCTCGCCGCAGGCGGCACCCTATTCACCCGGACGGCGGATCTGCTGCGCGTCTAG
- a CDS encoding tat pathway signal sequence has translation MARRNRVAASASVLAAAALIPAAPLIVPTAGAWPVATQTCAGGFDCDMSNRITAVDNYLRTRPGVTGYVVRDRVTGGVYRNANADTMFWTASTIKLAIAEDLLNRARVGAITLDGGDRALLESMLATSNDNAADILWNKYAGIDRMSFQNAFRSNGMTGLVPFPPTTAVEQFKLFPDWGFQQCTPADLDRLMDDVLTRMHPDDRAYLIDRMRQVDANQHWGVWGAGAAMRPGLKNGWSAEQGGWVVNSVGFAGPGERYTLAIMTDQGDQGGYTDGAETTTKVAQLLFAGR, from the coding sequence ATGGCCCGGCGCAACCGCGTGGCCGCCTCCGCTTCCGTTCTCGCCGCCGCCGCGCTGATTCCGGCCGCGCCCCTCATAGTGCCCACCGCGGGCGCGTGGCCGGTCGCCACGCAGACCTGCGCCGGTGGCTTCGACTGCGATATGTCCAATCGCATCACCGCCGTGGACAACTATTTGCGCACCCGTCCCGGCGTGACGGGATACGTGGTGCGCGACCGGGTTACGGGCGGCGTTTATCGGAATGCCAATGCCGACACCATGTTCTGGACCGCCTCCACCATCAAACTGGCGATCGCGGAGGATCTGCTGAACCGCGCCCGCGTCGGCGCCATCACCCTCGACGGCGGCGATCGCGCCCTGCTCGAATCCATGCTGGCAACCTCGAACGACAATGCCGCCGACATCCTCTGGAACAAGTACGCCGGCATCGACCGCATGTCCTTCCAGAACGCCTTCCGCTCCAACGGCATGACCGGGCTGGTCCCCTTCCCGCCCACCACCGCCGTCGAGCAGTTCAAGCTCTTCCCCGACTGGGGTTTTCAGCAGTGCACCCCCGCGGACCTGGACCGCCTGATGGACGACGTCCTCACCCGCATGCACCCCGACGACCGCGCCTACCTCATCGACCGCATGCGCCAGGTCGACGCCAACCAGCACTGGGGCGTGTGGGGCGCGGGCGCGGCCATGCGCCCCGGTCTCAAGAACGGCTGGTCCGCCGAACAGGGCGGCTGGGTGGTCAACTCGGTCGGTTTCGCCGGGCCCGGTGAGCGCTACACCCTCGCGATCATGACCGATCAGGGTGATCAGGGCGGATACACCGACGGCGCGGAGACCACCACCAAGGTGGCCCAGCTCCTGTTCGCCGGCCGCTGA
- a CDS encoding zinc-binding dehydrogenase encodes MHAIRLHAFGPAENLRYESIADPVPGPGQVRIVVAASGVHVIDTTLRSGVPAGPLPLPELPTIPGREVAGTVDRVGPDVDETWLGRSVVAHIGAAPGGYAELTLTEVERLQEIPPNLSPAEAVAMIGTGRTALGILQFADMDTDTVAIVMAAAGGIGTLLVQYLRNAGATVIGLAGGPDKVDLVSRNGAHLAVDYLRPDWPDRVRAEYGDRPATLLLGGVGGDTGRAALDLLAKGGQRLVYGFQGGPAEYTEAEMADRGITSRSVLGPQMFERAGGQRNLETRALTEAAAGRLRPAIRNFPLSEAAAAHHALETRATTGKVVLIPGEARTLSGGSCVA; translated from the coding sequence GTGCACGCCATCCGTCTTCACGCCTTCGGCCCCGCCGAGAACCTACGCTACGAATCCATCGCCGACCCGGTGCCCGGTCCCGGACAGGTCCGTATCGTGGTCGCAGCGTCGGGCGTGCACGTCATCGACACCACCCTGCGTTCGGGCGTGCCCGCCGGTCCGCTCCCGCTGCCCGAACTCCCCACCATCCCCGGTCGCGAAGTCGCGGGCACCGTTGATCGCGTCGGCCCGGACGTGGACGAAACCTGGCTCGGCCGAAGCGTTGTCGCACACATCGGCGCGGCCCCCGGCGGCTACGCCGAGCTCACCCTCACCGAAGTCGAACGCCTCCAGGAGATTCCACCGAACCTCTCCCCCGCCGAAGCCGTCGCCATGATCGGCACCGGCCGAACCGCCTTGGGCATCCTGCAATTCGCCGACATGGACACCGACACCGTGGCGATAGTCATGGCAGCAGCCGGCGGCATCGGCACCTTGCTCGTCCAGTACCTCCGCAACGCCGGAGCCACCGTCATCGGCCTGGCCGGCGGCCCCGACAAGGTGGACCTGGTCTCCCGCAATGGCGCTCACCTGGCCGTCGACTACCTCCGCCCGGACTGGCCCGACCGCGTCCGCGCCGAATACGGCGACCGCCCCGCCACCCTGCTCCTCGGCGGAGTCGGCGGCGATACCGGCCGCGCCGCCCTCGATCTCCTCGCCAAGGGCGGTCAACGCCTGGTCTACGGCTTCCAAGGCGGCCCCGCCGAATACACCGAGGCCGAAATGGCCGACCGCGGCATCACCTCCCGCAGTGTCCTCGGCCCGCAAATGTTCGAACGCGCGGGCGGTCAGCGCAACCTCGAAACCCGCGCCCTCACCGAAGCCGCGGCAGGCCGCCTCCGCCCCGCCATCCGAAACTTCCCGCTGTCCGAGGCCGCCGCAGCCCACCACGCCCTCGAAACCCGCGCCACCACAGGCAAAGTCGTTCTCATCCCCGGAGAGGCACGAACCCTCAGCGGCGGTAGTTGCGTTGCATGA
- a CDS encoding urease accessory protein UreF produces MSLAMLLNLADSRLPIGGHVHSGGVEEAVSSGVVRDVATVELYLRRRIRTSGLVTASLAAAVCAGTLDPARAEAEADARTPSPAARTASRAQGRGLLRLAKQVWPQADWRALGARPHLSTVFGVVGAVAGVSPEEVAGVVVYTAMTGAATAAQRLLALDPAAVAACTIRLSETCDRTAREATKELAALSDPLQDVLAERHVGRDMPLFAS; encoded by the coding sequence ATGAGTCTGGCGATGCTGCTCAATCTCGCCGACTCACGGCTGCCCATCGGCGGGCATGTGCACTCCGGTGGGGTGGAGGAGGCGGTGAGCTCCGGGGTCGTGCGCGACGTGGCCACGGTGGAGCTGTACCTGCGGCGGCGTATCAGGACGTCCGGTCTGGTGACGGCGTCGCTGGCCGCGGCGGTGTGCGCGGGCACGCTCGACCCCGCCCGCGCCGAGGCCGAAGCGGACGCGCGCACTCCGTCCCCCGCCGCGCGCACCGCCTCCCGCGCCCAGGGGCGTGGTCTGCTGCGACTGGCGAAACAGGTATGGCCGCAGGCGGATTGGCGAGCGCTGGGTGCGCGTCCCCACCTGTCCACCGTCTTCGGCGTGGTGGGCGCGGTCGCCGGCGTCTCCCCGGAAGAGGTTGCGGGCGTGGTCGTTTACACCGCCATGACCGGTGCGGCCACGGCCGCCCAGCGTCTGCTCGCTCTGGATCCCGCAGCGGTGGCGGCCTGCACCATTCGGCTCTCCGAGACCTGCGACCGCACCGCCCGCGAGGCCACCAAGGAGCTTGCGGCGCTGTCCGATCCGCTCCAGGACGTGCTCGCGGAACGGCACGTCGGCCGCGATATGCCACTGTTCGCCTCCTGA
- the ureG gene encoding urease accessory protein UreG yields the protein MPPHLIDGEPHDHSHDRPKRVRTPGEPVRIGVGGPVGSGKTALVAALCRQLREELSLAVLTNDIYTTEDADFLRRNAVLPDERITAVQTGGCPHTAIRDDITANLDAIDDLIEANPPLDLILVESGGDNLTATFSSGLIDAQIFVVDVAGGDKVPRKGGPGVTWSDLLVINKTDLAPMVGADLTVMDRDSTKVREGRPFVFTSLTEDPAATPVLNWVREQLRHAAEHDAAEGVSHSHAH from the coding sequence ATGCCCCCTCATCTCATCGATGGTGAACCGCACGACCACAGCCATGACCGCCCGAAACGGGTGCGGACGCCGGGGGAGCCGGTGCGCATCGGGGTGGGCGGGCCGGTCGGTTCGGGTAAGACGGCGCTGGTCGCGGCGCTGTGCCGGCAGTTGCGGGAGGAGCTGTCGCTGGCGGTGCTGACCAATGACATCTACACCACCGAGGATGCCGACTTCCTGCGCCGCAATGCCGTGCTGCCGGACGAGCGCATCACCGCCGTGCAGACCGGCGGCTGCCCGCACACCGCGATCCGGGACGACATCACCGCGAACCTGGACGCCATCGACGACCTCATCGAGGCCAATCCGCCGCTGGATCTGATCCTGGTGGAGTCGGGCGGCGACAATCTCACCGCCACCTTCTCCTCGGGTCTCATCGACGCTCAGATCTTCGTGGTCGATGTGGCCGGTGGCGACAAGGTGCCGCGCAAGGGCGGGCCGGGCGTGACCTGGTCGGACCTGCTGGTCATCAACAAGACCGATCTCGCGCCCATGGTGGGCGCGGATCTGACTGTCATGGATCGGGATTCGACCAAGGTCCGCGAAGGCCGCCCGTTCGTGTTCACCTCGCTCACCGAGGACCCGGCCGCCACCCCGGTACTGAACTGGGTGCGTGAGCAGCTGCGGCACGCCGCCGAACACGATGCGGCAGAAGGTGTTTCGCACTCGCATGCGCACTGA